A stretch of Exiguobacterium sp. BMC-KP DNA encodes these proteins:
- the deoB gene encoding phosphopentomutase: MAQSFKRVFLVVMDSVGIGEAPDAEQFGDLGSHTLGHIARERNGLQMPNMAKLGLSHIEPIEGVSAEEAPLAAYGKMQEVSAGKDTMTGHWEIMGLRIDTPFRVFEKFPDDLIHRLEEFSGRKIIGNKPASGTEILDELGQEHVETGALIVYTSADSVLQIAAHEEVVPLEELYRICEYARDITRDDPYMLGRIIARPFLGEAGAWVRTANRHDYALKPFDRTVMNELETAGLDVISLGKIADIYDGEGVTDAIRTKSNMDGMDQLVTQLDREFNGLCFLNLVDFDALFGHRRDPQGYGQALEEFDARLPEVFDRLNEDDLLIITADHGNDPVHAGTDHTREYVPLLAYHKNGVAKSLGIRETFADLGATVAENFGVKMPAHGTSFLTEL, from the coding sequence ATGGCTCAATCATTTAAACGTGTATTTTTAGTTGTCATGGACTCCGTAGGAATCGGAGAAGCACCGGACGCTGAACAATTCGGAGATCTTGGTTCACATACGCTCGGTCACATCGCGCGAGAGCGTAACGGATTACAGATGCCGAATATGGCAAAACTCGGTCTATCGCATATCGAACCGATCGAAGGCGTTTCGGCTGAAGAAGCACCGCTTGCGGCATACGGAAAAATGCAGGAAGTATCTGCAGGGAAAGATACGATGACAGGACACTGGGAGATCATGGGACTGCGGATCGATACACCATTCCGTGTCTTTGAGAAATTCCCGGATGATTTGATTCATCGTTTAGAAGAGTTCTCAGGACGGAAGATCATCGGGAATAAGCCGGCTTCTGGTACGGAAATCTTAGACGAACTTGGACAAGAACATGTCGAGACGGGCGCATTGATCGTCTATACGTCGGCAGACTCCGTCCTTCAGATTGCAGCACACGAAGAAGTCGTTCCACTAGAGGAACTGTACCGGATTTGTGAATATGCACGCGACATCACGCGAGATGACCCGTACATGCTCGGACGCATCATTGCACGCCCATTCCTTGGTGAAGCAGGTGCGTGGGTACGGACAGCGAACCGTCACGACTATGCACTCAAACCATTCGACCGGACGGTCATGAATGAGCTCGAGACAGCAGGACTTGATGTTATCTCGCTCGGTAAGATCGCTGATATCTATGATGGAGAAGGTGTCACGGATGCGATTCGGACGAAATCGAACATGGACGGGATGGATCAACTCGTGACGCAACTCGATCGTGAGTTCAACGGACTCTGCTTCTTGAATCTCGTCGATTTCGATGCGTTGTTCGGACACCGTCGTGATCCACAAGGATACGGACAAGCGCTCGAAGAGTTCGATGCCCGTCTACCGGAAGTATTTGATCGTTTAAACGAAGACGATCTCTTGATCATCACGGCTGACCACGGAAACGATCCGGTTCACGCTGGAACGGACCATACGCGGGAATACGTACCGTTGCTTGCTTATCACAAGAACGGTGTCGCAAAATCGCTTGGTATCCGTGAGACGTTCGCTGATCTTGGGGCAACGGTTGCAGAAAACTTCGGCGTCAAAATGCCGGCACATGGAACAAGCTTTTTAACAGAACTATAA
- a CDS encoding purine-nucleoside phosphorylase, giving the protein MTVNWNETRSFLESKMQAKPEIGLILGSGLGVLADEIENPIAIPYHEIPNFPVSTVEGHAGQLVFGTLEGKQVVAMQGRFHFYEGYSMDMVTFPVRVMKAIGVETLIVTNAAGACNEAFEPGDLMLITDHINFFGTNPLIGKNVDEMGPRFPDMSKPYDAELLRLAQETADELGIRVRQGVYFGNTGPTYETPAEVKMARMLGGDVVGMSTVPEVIVARHSDMRVLGISCVSNMAAGILDQPLHHDEVIETTERVRAHFLSLVRGSIKKM; this is encoded by the coding sequence ATGACAGTCAACTGGAATGAAACACGTTCATTTTTAGAAAGCAAAATGCAGGCAAAACCGGAAATCGGATTGATTCTCGGTTCAGGACTTGGTGTCCTCGCGGATGAGATTGAAAACCCAATCGCGATTCCATACCATGAAATCCCGAACTTCCCGGTTTCAACAGTCGAAGGACACGCTGGACAACTCGTCTTCGGAACACTCGAAGGAAAACAAGTCGTTGCGATGCAAGGACGATTCCACTTCTATGAAGGATACTCGATGGATATGGTGACGTTCCCAGTACGCGTCATGAAAGCGATTGGTGTTGAAACGTTGATCGTCACGAACGCAGCCGGTGCATGTAACGAAGCATTCGAACCAGGTGATTTGATGTTGATCACGGATCACATCAACTTCTTCGGTACGAATCCGTTGATTGGTAAGAACGTCGACGAGATGGGACCACGTTTCCCTGACATGTCGAAGCCGTACGATGCGGAATTACTTCGTCTCGCACAAGAAACAGCGGACGAACTCGGTATTCGTGTCCGCCAAGGTGTCTACTTCGGAAACACAGGTCCAACGTATGAGACACCAGCAGAAGTCAAGATGGCGCGGATGCTTGGAGGAGACGTCGTCGGTATGTCGACGGTCCCTGAAGTCATCGTTGCCCGTCATTCAGATATGCGCGTCCTTGGGATTTCGTGTGTCTCGAACATGGCAGCAGGTATTCTCGATCAACCGTTACATCATGATGAAGTCATCGAAACGACAGAACGTGTCCGGGCACACTTCCTATCACTCGTTCGCGGTTCGATTAAAAAAATGTAA
- a CDS encoding pyrimidine-nucleoside phosphorylase produces the protein MRMVDLIATKRDGGELATADIQAMVEGFTNGEIPDYQMSAMSMAIFYQGMSDREIADLTMAMVNSGDVIDLSRIHGKKVDKHSTGGVGDKISLIVAPLVASIGIPVAKMSGRGLGHTGGTIDKLEAFPGFDVELSEEAFVSQVNDIKMAIIGQTGNLTPADKKLYALRDVTATVNSIPLIASSIMSKKIAAGADSIVLDVKTGSGAFMKSFEDAKALATEMVSIGKSVNRKTVAVITDMDQPLGFEIGNANEVKEAIEVLQGKDVRDLKVIALTIASHMAVLGEFYPTFDEAYADLETRLGNGAALDVFKKFIAAQGGDASLVDDMTKALETKYEKTFVASKAGYVSEIIADEVGVAAMILGAGRATKADEIDHAASVTLHKKVGDRVEIGDVIATLRSNKETLDQAIEKMDHAYHISETKPEARPLVHAVIQ, from the coding sequence ATGCGTATGGTAGATTTGATTGCAACAAAACGAGACGGTGGCGAACTCGCAACAGCTGATATTCAAGCAATGGTAGAAGGATTCACGAATGGTGAAATTCCAGATTATCAAATGTCAGCGATGTCGATGGCGATTTTCTATCAAGGAATGTCAGATCGTGAAATCGCTGATTTGACGATGGCGATGGTCAACTCGGGTGACGTGATCGACCTTTCACGTATCCACGGGAAAAAAGTCGACAAACACTCAACAGGCGGTGTTGGTGATAAAATCAGTCTGATTGTTGCACCACTCGTTGCGTCAATCGGCATTCCGGTGGCGAAGATGAGCGGTCGTGGACTCGGTCACACTGGTGGAACAATCGACAAACTTGAAGCGTTCCCTGGTTTTGACGTTGAACTTTCAGAAGAAGCATTCGTCTCACAAGTCAACGACATCAAGATGGCGATCATCGGTCAAACAGGTAACTTGACGCCTGCAGACAAAAAACTCTACGCGCTTCGTGATGTTACGGCGACAGTAAACTCGATCCCATTGATTGCAAGTTCAATCATGTCGAAAAAAATCGCAGCAGGAGCAGATAGTATCGTACTCGACGTTAAGACGGGTTCTGGTGCTTTCATGAAATCGTTTGAAGATGCAAAAGCACTCGCGACAGAGATGGTCTCAATCGGTAAGAGTGTCAATCGTAAGACAGTTGCTGTCATTACGGACATGGATCAGCCGCTCGGCTTTGAAATCGGAAACGCAAATGAAGTCAAGGAAGCGATTGAAGTCCTTCAAGGGAAAGATGTCCGTGACTTGAAAGTCATCGCATTGACGATTGCTTCACACATGGCAGTCCTCGGTGAGTTCTACCCGACGTTCGATGAAGCATATGCGGATCTCGAAACACGTCTCGGTAACGGCGCAGCACTTGACGTCTTCAAGAAGTTCATCGCAGCTCAAGGTGGCGACGCTTCACTCGTTGACGACATGACAAAAGCACTTGAAACAAAATACGAAAAAACATTCGTCGCTTCAAAAGCGGGTTACGTCTCTGAAATCATCGCTGACGAAGTCGGTGTTGCAGCAATGATCCTCGGTGCAGGACGCGCGACGAAAGCAGATGAGATCGATCACGCAGCAAGCGTCACGTTACACAAAAAAGTCGGCGATCGTGTCGAAATCGGCGATGTCATCGCTACGCTTCGTTCAAACAAAGAAACGCTCGACCAAGCAATCGAAAAAATGGATCACGCGTATCACATCAGTGAAACGAAACCGGAAGCACGTCCGCTCGTTCACGCTGTCATCCAGTAA
- a CDS encoding S66 family peptidase has translation MKPPRLRKGDKIAIVSPASAVAAYVPRRLARGIATLEKMGFEVVLMPNATAVHSHTAGTIGERLQDLHMAFADPTIKAIISTIGGFNSHQLLDELDYELIRNNPKIFVGFSDITALFAGIYQKTGLTTFVGPALLTQFGQFDGLDPYTEESFNRTFMQTEPIGRIEASEEWTDEILRWDVADDRRREHHPNAGYTIVKTGVAEGPILTGNTGTLLLLAGTPYLPSFDGVVLMLEDDESETPETIDRYFTQLRHMGAYDKIAALVVGRFPRKVDFDPDFPLKDIILRATRGYDFPIILDADFGHTDPVATLANGVRIHVEATDSVTLDILEAAVE, from the coding sequence ATGAAACCACCACGTCTACGAAAAGGGGATAAGATTGCTATCGTCTCACCTGCGTCTGCAGTTGCGGCATACGTGCCACGTCGTCTCGCACGCGGTATCGCGACACTTGAAAAAATGGGGTTCGAGGTCGTCTTGATGCCGAATGCAACAGCTGTCCATAGTCATACGGCAGGAACGATCGGCGAACGTCTGCAGGACTTACATATGGCGTTTGCCGACCCAACAATCAAGGCAATCATCTCAACGATCGGTGGGTTTAACTCGCACCAGTTGCTCGACGAACTTGATTATGAGTTGATTCGGAACAACCCGAAGATTTTCGTCGGATTCAGTGACATCACAGCGCTGTTTGCTGGCATCTATCAGAAGACGGGACTGACAACTTTCGTTGGACCAGCGCTACTGACACAGTTCGGTCAATTCGATGGTCTTGATCCGTATACGGAAGAGTCGTTTAATCGTACGTTCATGCAGACGGAACCAATCGGTCGGATCGAAGCGTCTGAAGAGTGGACGGACGAAATCTTACGCTGGGATGTCGCGGACGACCGAAGACGAGAGCATCACCCGAATGCAGGATACACGATCGTCAAGACGGGCGTCGCAGAAGGACCGATTTTAACGGGGAACACGGGAACACTTTTGCTGCTTGCTGGAACACCATACTTGCCATCATTTGATGGTGTCGTCTTGATGCTTGAGGATGACGAGAGTGAGACGCCGGAAACAATCGACCGGTATTTCACGCAATTACGACACATGGGTGCATATGACAAGATTGCAGCACTTGTCGTTGGACGTTTCCCGCGCAAAGTCGATTTTGATCCCGATTTTCCGCTCAAAGACATTATTCTGCGCGCAACGCGTGGCTATGATTTCCCAATCATTCTTGATGCAGACTTCGGACATACGGATCCTGTTGCGACACTTGCGAATGGAGTACGGATTCATGTCGAAGCGACGGATTCGGTCACACTCGATATTTTAGAAGCGGCCGTCGAGTAA
- a CDS encoding peptidylprolyl isomerase, protein MQKTGHILLEDGNKIEFELFNNEAPITTENFESLANSNFYDGLNFHRVIPGFVSQGGCPIGNGTGGSGKTIPCETSTSYPHKHKAGSLSMAHAGRDTGSSQFFIVHEPQPHLDGVHTVFGQVTSGLEHAQKMKQGAGIKEIRVEA, encoded by the coding sequence ATGCAAAAAACTGGTCATATCTTATTAGAAGATGGAAATAAAATCGAATTCGAATTGTTCAACAATGAAGCACCGATCACGACTGAAAACTTCGAAAGCCTTGCAAACTCGAACTTCTACGATGGATTAAACTTCCACCGTGTCATCCCAGGCTTCGTCTCACAAGGCGGATGCCCAATCGGAAACGGTACAGGCGGTTCAGGAAAAACAATTCCTTGCGAAACGTCAACATCGTACCCACACAAACACAAAGCCGGTTCACTCTCGATGGCACACGCTGGTCGCGATACAGGATCAAGCCAGTTCTTCATCGTACATGAGCCACAACCGCATCTCGATGGCGTACACACGGTCTTCGGACAAGTGACTTCAGGTCTCGAACATGCACAAAAAATGAAGCAAGGCGCTGGCATCAAAGAAATCCGCGTCGAAGCGTAA
- a CDS encoding type 1 glutamine amidotransferase domain-containing protein, with product MRLEGKRIIQVVSNDFEDLELWYPVHRLREEGAIVDIVGEKADETYIGKYGVPIKSNKTFDEINPAEYDAILVPGGWSPDLLRRFDSVLNMVRHFNQNKQPIGQICHAGWVLISAGILKGVNVTSTPGIKDDMTNAGAIWHDEAVVVDGHIVSSRRPPDLPDYMRAFIQVMEEQA from the coding sequence ATGCGTTTAGAAGGAAAACGAATCATCCAAGTCGTCAGCAATGACTTCGAGGATTTGGAATTATGGTATCCTGTCCATCGCTTACGTGAAGAAGGGGCAATCGTCGACATCGTCGGTGAGAAGGCGGATGAGACATATATTGGGAAGTACGGTGTTCCGATCAAATCGAATAAGACGTTTGACGAGATCAATCCAGCCGAATACGATGCGATCCTTGTTCCGGGTGGTTGGTCGCCCGATCTATTACGTCGCTTTGACTCTGTCCTGAATATGGTCCGGCATTTTAATCAGAACAAACAACCGATCGGTCAAATTTGTCATGCTGGTTGGGTGCTGATCTCTGCAGGCATCTTAAAAGGTGTCAACGTCACGAGTACGCCAGGGATCAAAGATGATATGACGAATGCTGGCGCTATTTGGCATGACGAGGCAGTCGTCGTTGACGGACATATCGTCTCGAGCCGTCGTCCGCCCGATTTACCGGACTACATGCGTGCCTTCATCCAAGTGATGGAAGAACAAGCATGA
- a CDS encoding GNAT family N-acetyltransferase codes for MNERTAMGLIAFSCEVKDPKYLLETVQAYEQEEDQRLYLYKQDEDFVGVIGFQLMDGHAELKHIALSPSFRGERMSYLLLDEAAKLLRTDITGATEETQRLVDKWKNQ; via the coding sequence TTGAATGAACGGACCGCGATGGGGCTGATTGCCTTCTCGTGCGAAGTGAAGGATCCGAAGTATTTGCTTGAAACGGTTCAAGCCTATGAACAGGAAGAAGACCAACGCTTGTATTTGTACAAACAAGATGAGGATTTCGTTGGTGTCATCGGGTTTCAATTGATGGATGGCCATGCTGAATTGAAACATATCGCATTATCACCGTCTTTCCGAGGAGAACGCATGTCGTATCTCTTACTCGATGAAGCAGCAAAGTTGCTTCGAACGGATATTACAGGTGCGACCGAAGAGACGCAACGCCTCGTCGACAAATGGAAAAATCAATAA
- a CDS encoding DUF309 domain-containing protein: MNPIERFVFEFNIRHDYFECHEILEEVWQEGQRQDEALVGLIQLAVARYHHRRGNQAGAQRTYSKAFDKIERHRAALIASGIDATRLLDHRDRFTDPVYRHIPLPVFPDIVRNVALEATAPDLDYVTHKHRLRDRTDVVTARQEALQNRRDRSI, encoded by the coding sequence ATGAATCCGATTGAGCGATTCGTATTTGAATTCAACATCCGGCACGATTACTTCGAGTGCCATGAAATCTTAGAAGAAGTTTGGCAGGAAGGACAACGCCAGGATGAAGCACTTGTCGGTCTAATCCAGCTCGCCGTTGCCCGCTATCATCATCGACGTGGTAACCAAGCAGGTGCACAGCGGACGTACAGTAAGGCATTCGATAAAATTGAACGCCACCGAGCAGCACTAATTGCTTCTGGTATCGATGCCACGCGCTTGCTCGATCATCGCGATCGCTTCACAGATCCGGTCTACCGTCATATTCCGTTGCCGGTTTTTCCAGATATCGTTCGGAACGTTGCCCTTGAAGCGACAGCACCTGATCTCGACTACGTAACACATAAACACCGCTTGCGTGACCGGACGGACGTCGTTACGGCACGACAAGAAGCGCTACAAAACCGAAGAGACCGGTCCATCTAA
- a CDS encoding segregation/condensation protein A yields MESYSVKMDAFEGPLDLLLHLVGKLEIDIYDISVSMVTDQYVSYIRAMQHLELDVASEYLVMAATLLQLKSKQLLPIEQTEYDEIPDFEEEPTREGLIQQLIEYKAYKEAALVLKEKEEARLELFSKQPEDLMRYLDTDAQEYNGTLSLSDLLRAYEKMRQREAWKVRRSKTVKREERSLEQQMESVARYVATRERTTFFGFFAEQPTVEELVVSFLAVLELVKQRVIDCEQMTDDILLRSMVKEESQIGV; encoded by the coding sequence ATGGAATCATACAGTGTAAAGATGGATGCGTTTGAAGGCCCGCTGGACTTGCTGTTACACTTGGTTGGTAAATTAGAAATCGATATTTATGATATATCCGTTTCCATGGTGACGGATCAATATGTGTCCTATATCCGTGCAATGCAACATCTTGAATTAGATGTTGCTAGTGAATATCTTGTCATGGCAGCGACGCTGTTGCAACTCAAAAGCAAACAACTCTTGCCGATTGAACAGACGGAATACGATGAGATTCCCGATTTCGAAGAAGAACCGACACGAGAAGGTCTGATCCAACAGTTGATCGAGTATAAAGCGTATAAGGAAGCAGCCCTCGTCCTAAAAGAAAAGGAAGAGGCGCGGCTTGAACTGTTCTCGAAACAACCGGAGGATTTGATGCGTTATCTCGATACGGATGCGCAAGAGTATAATGGTACGTTATCATTAAGTGATTTATTACGCGCCTATGAAAAAATGCGCCAACGGGAAGCTTGGAAGGTACGTCGCTCGAAGACGGTCAAACGAGAAGAACGGTCGCTTGAACAACAAATGGAGTCCGTCGCTCGTTACGTCGCGACCCGGGAACGTACGACATTCTTCGGCTTTTTTGCGGAGCAACCGACAGTCGAAGAGCTGGTCGTCAGCTTCCTCGCCGTCCTAGAACTCGTGAAGCAACGTGTCATTGATTGTGAACAGATGACCGATGACATTTTGTTGCGGAGCATGGTGAAGGAGGAGAGTCAGATTGGCGTATGA
- the scpB gene encoding SMC-Scp complex subunit ScpB — protein sequence MAYEHIIESLLFVVGDDGIDPRGLSQALEISEAAAREQLLALQSTFEAEQRVLQIVESGGVFKMVTRKEMSPYIQAYAGSLAEDSLSRAAMETLVIIAYKQPVTRADIEVVRGVKTERVIHTLSAKGLIEEAGRAKGVGRAKLYKTTDHFLDHFGLNSIEELPPLEFEETFESDGDLFFRNDPSLEERVN from the coding sequence TTGGCGTATGAACATATCATTGAGAGCCTGTTATTCGTCGTTGGTGATGATGGCATCGATCCACGTGGTCTCAGTCAAGCGTTAGAGATCAGTGAAGCGGCAGCGCGTGAGCAGTTGCTGGCTCTTCAGTCGACGTTCGAAGCAGAGCAACGTGTGCTCCAAATCGTGGAATCAGGTGGTGTCTTTAAGATGGTGACACGAAAAGAAATGTCACCGTACATTCAGGCATATGCCGGTTCGCTGGCAGAAGACTCCTTGTCTCGAGCGGCGATGGAGACACTCGTCATCATCGCCTATAAACAACCCGTCACGCGTGCCGACATCGAGGTCGTCCGTGGCGTCAAGACGGAACGCGTCATCCATACGTTAAGTGCAAAAGGTTTGATTGAAGAAGCGGGACGTGCCAAAGGCGTCGGTCGCGCAAAATTGTATAAAACGACGGATCATTTCTTGGACCATTTTGGTCTGAACAGTATTGAAGAGTTACCACCACTCGAGTTTGAAGAAACGTTTGAGTCGGATGGGGATCTCTTCTTCCGAAATGATCCTTCATTAGAGGAGAGAGTGAATTAA
- a CDS encoding pseudouridine synthase gives MERLQKIIAQAGVASRRKAEELITEGRVKVNGKVITELGTKVGARAEVEVDGVKLEREEHVYYMLYKPTGVVSTVDDDKGRKTVVDLVPPGHRVFPVGRLDYNTSGLLLMTNDGEFSNLLLHPKYKVPKRYIVKIKGVPEYYHVKGLEKGVVLPDGFKTGKARVEMRDIDKKKNTAILEMVIYEGHNRQVRQMVETLGSEVLKLKREQFGFLTLAGLTSGEWRELSKKEVNQLRELADPAAPPTKRRKNTKKR, from the coding sequence ATGGAACGGTTACAAAAAATTATCGCACAAGCAGGTGTCGCTTCGCGGCGTAAAGCAGAGGAATTGATCACAGAAGGTCGCGTCAAGGTCAATGGAAAAGTCATCACGGAGCTCGGAACGAAAGTTGGAGCGCGTGCTGAAGTGGAAGTAGACGGCGTCAAGCTTGAGCGTGAAGAGCATGTTTACTACATGCTCTATAAACCAACAGGTGTTGTTTCAACGGTTGACGACGATAAAGGACGTAAGACGGTCGTCGATCTCGTACCACCTGGACACCGTGTTTTCCCGGTCGGTCGTCTGGATTACAATACGAGCGGTCTTCTATTAATGACGAACGACGGAGAATTCTCAAATCTCTTGCTTCATCCGAAGTATAAGGTTCCAAAACGTTATATCGTCAAGATTAAAGGCGTACCGGAATACTATCACGTCAAAGGTCTAGAAAAAGGCGTCGTCCTACCGGATGGTTTTAAAACAGGTAAGGCACGTGTCGAGATGCGTGACATCGATAAGAAGAAAAACACAGCCATTCTTGAAATGGTCATTTACGAAGGGCATAACCGTCAAGTGCGTCAGATGGTCGAGACACTCGGTTCGGAAGTCTTGAAGTTGAAACGTGAACAGTTCGGCTTCTTGACACTTGCAGGTCTTACTTCTGGTGAGTGGCGTGAACTTTCAAAAAAAGAAGTCAATCAATTGCGTGAGCTAGCGGATCCAGCCGCTCCGCCTACGAAAAGACGTAAGAACACAAAAAAACGTTAA
- a CDS encoding redoxin domain-containing protein, producing the protein MKKTKQNPEERLAAAQQKKKKRSFWRLMIMTMVLFAGAVVIMQFVDQATRDKNGRVMAGDDAPGFALVDLYGEKQHSMDEYKGKGLLLNFWGTFCEPCKKEMPLINDNYKMMQDQGVNFVAVNVGETPVRVSSFIKDIGGTDYPILMDTNSSVEKAYGIYNLPVTFIINKKGEVVEKYEGEIDQAKLEEMVKKANE; encoded by the coding sequence ATGAAAAAAACGAAACAAAATCCGGAAGAACGCTTAGCAGCGGCCCAGCAGAAAAAGAAGAAACGCTCTTTCTGGCGTCTGATGATCATGACGATGGTCTTGTTCGCCGGCGCTGTCGTCATCATGCAATTCGTCGATCAAGCGACACGTGATAAAAACGGTCGTGTCATGGCAGGCGATGATGCCCCTGGTTTCGCACTCGTCGATTTATATGGTGAGAAACAGCACTCAATGGACGAGTATAAAGGAAAAGGACTTTTACTCAATTTCTGGGGAACATTCTGTGAACCATGTAAGAAAGAGATGCCTTTGATCAATGATAACTACAAAATGATGCAAGACCAAGGTGTCAATTTCGTAGCAGTCAATGTCGGTGAAACACCAGTTCGTGTCTCAAGCTTTATTAAGGATATCGGCGGAACGGACTATCCGATCCTCATGGATACGAACAGTTCTGTTGAGAAGGCTTACGGGATATACAACTTGCCTGTGACATTCATCATCAATAAAAAAGGTGAGGTCGTCGAGAAATACGAAGGTGAGATTGATCAAGCGAAGCTCGAAGAGATGGTGAAGAAGGCGAACGAGTAA
- the resB gene encoding cytochrome c biogenesis protein ResB, producing MQEQENFKQLDMRYEEAELRSKRKNPSWIDRAWTFFSSVKVGLWLIGLIIIASGVGTIFPQEMYIPQATPPEEFYQKEYGTAGDIYYTLGFHNLFESWWYIGLITLLLLSIIIVSIDRFFPLYRALKKQPVIQSDRFMNGQRFGAEATGDVKTIDAIAPLLEKKGYKVRRQDGALLAEKQRFGRWGPYINHIGLVLFFGGAMLRIVPGMHEDELLWLREGETLPIEATDNTYYLKNEAFNIEFYDPEKVDAKFKKSLEAAGGNVPKNYDTKMTLYKKVGETSNFKPKLEEVKTGETAVNKPFEFDDFQVFQEQYAADPEFKTMSFNIVNQKTDKVVDTIKVDLREPKETYALKDGYEVELKDFLPDFVVKDGQPTTNSGRPVNPAFVFSIKSPEHPKGERSLIGIKLNVGGDENQYKMAFAGTELSNISGVRIKKDLTLPFLFAGGMIFMVGLLIGMYWPHRRLWLREKNGRIQIAGFTNKNALGLQKEANLALTEVGLPELEDRQKLREEGEAK from the coding sequence ATGCAGGAGCAAGAAAATTTCAAACAACTGGATATGCGTTACGAGGAAGCAGAGCTTCGGTCGAAACGTAAAAATCCATCTTGGATTGACCGGGCATGGACGTTCTTCTCGTCCGTCAAAGTTGGACTCTGGTTAATTGGTTTGATCATCATCGCGAGTGGAGTCGGAACGATTTTCCCGCAAGAGATGTATATTCCACAGGCGACACCACCGGAAGAGTTTTATCAAAAAGAGTATGGCACAGCAGGTGATATCTACTACACGTTAGGATTCCACAATCTCTTTGAATCTTGGTGGTATATCGGACTGATTACACTCTTACTCTTATCAATCATCATTGTTTCAATCGACCGCTTCTTCCCGCTCTATCGAGCATTGAAGAAACAGCCGGTCATCCAGTCGGACCGTTTCATGAACGGTCAGCGATTTGGCGCGGAAGCGACTGGAGATGTCAAAACAATTGATGCGATTGCACCATTGCTTGAGAAAAAAGGGTACAAGGTACGTCGACAAGACGGAGCACTCTTAGCTGAAAAACAACGGTTTGGACGTTGGGGTCCATACATCAATCATATTGGTCTCGTACTATTCTTTGGTGGTGCAATGTTACGAATCGTTCCAGGCATGCATGAAGATGAGCTGCTCTGGTTGCGAGAAGGAGAGACATTACCAATCGAAGCAACAGACAACACATATTACTTGAAAAACGAAGCGTTCAACATCGAGTTCTACGACCCTGAAAAGGTCGATGCGAAGTTTAAGAAATCACTTGAAGCAGCGGGCGGAAACGTGCCGAAAAACTATGACACGAAGATGACGCTGTATAAAAAAGTCGGGGAGACATCTAATTTCAAACCGAAACTCGAAGAAGTCAAAACGGGTGAGACAGCAGTCAACAAACCGTTTGAATTTGATGATTTCCAAGTCTTCCAAGAGCAATATGCAGCAGATCCGGAATTCAAGACGATGTCATTTAACATCGTCAACCAAAAGACGGATAAAGTCGTCGATACGATCAAAGTCGACTTACGTGAACCAAAAGAGACATATGCGTTAAAAGATGGTTATGAAGTCGAACTGAAAGATTTCCTTCCTGACTTCGTTGTCAAGGATGGACAACCGACGACGAACTCGGGACGTCCGGTTAATCCGGCATTCGTCTTCAGTATTAAATCACCAGAACATCCAAAAGGTGAACGTAGCTTGATTGGGATTAAACTGAACGTCGGTGGAGATGAGAACCAGTACAAGATGGCATTTGCTGGTACGGAACTCTCGAACATCTCAGGTGTCCGAATCAAGAAGGACTTGACGCTCCCGTTCTTATTTGCGGGTGGCATGATCTTTATGGTCGGTCTCTTAATTGGTATGTACTGGCCGCACCGTCGTCTCTGGTTACGAGAGAAAAATGGTCGCATTCAGATTGCTGGATTTACGAACAAAAATGCATTAGGGCTTCAAAAAGAAGCCAATCTCGCGCTGACGGAAGTTGGTCTACCAGAACTTGAGGACCGACAAAAGTTGCGGGAAGAGGGGGAAGCTAAATGA